In Indioceanicola profundi, the following proteins share a genomic window:
- a CDS encoding toll-Interleukin receptor, whose amino-acid sequence MMALLTEQRLRARAQREFQRSYKPAPQRLNEAVAAASRTDHFDVFLSHSIKDAELVDGARLELEDKGLVVYVDWIVDAQLSRESVTPDTARVLRTRMLQSESLLYMHTENSPSSKWMPWELGFFDGRKGAVAILPVVKRPASTFAGQEYLGIYPYVDADMAVGSGREELRVNKSIYEYSSFQSWKSDPGKLRR is encoded by the coding sequence ATGATGGCGCTCCTTACAGAACAGCGGCTTAGGGCAAGGGCTCAACGCGAGTTCCAGCGTTCCTACAAACCGGCTCCCCAGCGCTTGAACGAGGCCGTAGCCGCGGCGTCCAGGACGGATCACTTCGACGTGTTCCTGAGCCACTCCATAAAGGACGCGGAGCTCGTGGACGGGGCCAGGCTGGAGCTAGAGGACAAGGGGCTGGTGGTCTACGTCGACTGGATCGTCGACGCGCAGCTGTCACGGGAGTCGGTCACGCCGGACACCGCCCGCGTGCTGCGAACCCGCATGCTGCAATCTGAATCGCTCCTCTACATGCATACCGAGAACTCGCCTTCGTCGAAGTGGATGCCGTGGGAGTTGGGGTTCTTTGACGGCCGCAAGGGGGCTGTCGCGATCCTGCCGGTGGTAAAGAGACCGGCCAGCACATTCGCCGGTCAGGAGTACCTGGGCATCTACCCATACGTCGACGCCGACATGGCCGTCGGCAGCGGGCGGGAGGAGCTCCGGGTCAACAAATCGATATACGAGTACTCCAGCTTCCAATCTTGGAAGAGCGACCCGGGAAAGCTCCGCAGATAG
- a CDS encoding TIR domain-containing protein, whose translation MSRLLGMGILAALGYVFKDDIAMFFNAPTTMRWVYFSFHFDRDVMRLHQVKNHWVTKPNRKEAGYFDGSLEELAKKEGSVAVKRAINKGLAGSSVTCVLIGTETYERRWVQYEVFKSIEKGNGIFGVRVHDLKDPRTRSTDPEGPNIFDYLGYGWSERSAKLVPNVLENGKWAVYDDADPIPASSATYLTAGTTPTLSDLFPVYDWVQDDGYNNFATWVDAAARHAGR comes from the coding sequence TTGTCGCGCCTGCTCGGGATGGGGATCCTCGCCGCGCTTGGCTACGTCTTCAAGGATGACATCGCCATGTTTTTCAACGCGCCCACCACCATGCGGTGGGTCTATTTCAGCTTCCATTTTGATCGCGACGTGATGCGGCTGCACCAAGTCAAGAACCACTGGGTGACCAAGCCCAACCGCAAGGAAGCGGGTTACTTCGACGGCTCCCTCGAAGAATTGGCGAAAAAGGAAGGCTCCGTGGCCGTCAAGCGCGCCATCAACAAGGGTCTGGCCGGATCATCCGTCACATGCGTCCTGATTGGCACCGAGACCTACGAGCGCCGGTGGGTGCAGTACGAAGTCTTCAAGAGCATCGAGAAGGGGAACGGGATTTTCGGCGTACGGGTCCACGACCTCAAGGACCCCCGGACCCGGAGCACGGACCCCGAAGGCCCGAACATCTTTGACTATCTTGGCTACGGCTGGAGCGAGCGCTCCGCCAAACTCGTGCCCAACGTGCTGGAGAACGGGAAGTGGGCTGTCTACGACGATGCCGACCCTATTCCCGCCTCCTCGGCGACTTACCTGACGGCAGGGACGACTCCCACGCTATCGGACCTTTTTCCTGTTTACGACTGGGTGCAGGACGACGGGTACAACAACTTCGCGACATGGGTTGACGCGGCGGCAAGACACGCCGGTCGCTGA
- a CDS encoding SIR2 family protein — MHKDKFIEALAERFRAGTISVFIGAGLSRPAMYPDWAGLLKDIAQEIGLDASREDDLPGLAQFYLNHKSNARTRITELIVKEFPENRGIPRSFRILARLPIPELWSTNYDTLPERAWAEAKKQMEVRPNQASLTRPHAGAHTVFYKMHGTVREPEGIVLAKEDYELYRARRPGFIPLLTSRLTTTSMLFLGVGFRDPNLSHVFAAIREANPDRNHQSHFTILRRPPKPQGGGRKDREKHEYDTKRHEHLVRDLARYSIEVLEIDRFDEIEEVLAAVERRLFLESVLVSGSFPLHDTEPGDPLRRKLLVETSTELGRLLASSGKRIVSGFGLTVGAALLSGALEELYAAGSPNLDRSLLLRPFPQSGPNLADLQARYREDMLAQAGIVVFVGGEKDDEAMGGGSRRITANGVISEFEAAAASGRHVVPLGATGGAAAQIADRIADDYDRYMGALPRALFDALRATDASGRQLAKAAMTVVDWYSSRGS; from the coding sequence GTGCACAAAGACAAATTCATCGAGGCGCTCGCGGAAAGGTTCCGGGCCGGAACGATCAGCGTCTTCATCGGCGCAGGCCTGTCACGCCCGGCCATGTATCCCGACTGGGCCGGACTGCTGAAGGACATAGCGCAGGAGATCGGCCTGGATGCATCGCGCGAGGACGACCTTCCCGGCCTCGCGCAGTTCTACCTGAACCACAAGAGCAACGCGCGCACCCGCATTACCGAACTGATCGTCAAGGAGTTCCCGGAGAACCGCGGGATTCCCCGGTCGTTCCGCATCCTTGCGCGCCTGCCGATCCCTGAGCTCTGGTCGACCAACTACGACACGCTGCCCGAGCGCGCCTGGGCCGAGGCGAAAAAGCAGATGGAGGTGAGGCCCAACCAAGCGTCCCTGACCCGGCCACATGCTGGCGCGCATACCGTCTTTTACAAGATGCACGGCACCGTCCGGGAACCGGAAGGCATCGTGCTCGCGAAGGAGGATTACGAGCTTTACCGGGCCAGGAGACCCGGTTTCATCCCGTTGCTCACGAGCCGCCTCACCACGACGAGCATGCTGTTCCTGGGCGTCGGCTTCCGGGATCCAAATCTCTCGCACGTGTTCGCGGCCATCCGCGAAGCCAATCCGGACCGTAACCATCAGTCGCATTTCACGATCCTCCGCAGGCCCCCCAAACCGCAGGGCGGGGGCAGGAAAGACCGGGAGAAGCATGAGTACGACACGAAGCGCCACGAGCACCTGGTGAGGGACCTAGCCCGCTACAGCATCGAGGTTCTCGAGATCGACCGTTTCGACGAGATCGAGGAGGTGCTTGCCGCGGTCGAGCGGCGGCTCTTCCTCGAAAGCGTCCTCGTCTCCGGCAGCTTCCCCTTGCATGACACCGAGCCCGGCGATCCGCTACGCCGCAAATTGCTGGTAGAGACATCCACCGAGCTTGGTCGCCTCCTCGCTTCCAGCGGCAAGCGGATCGTGAGCGGCTTTGGCCTGACCGTCGGCGCCGCGCTCCTGTCCGGCGCCCTTGAGGAACTCTACGCGGCGGGTTCGCCCAACCTGGACCGGTCGTTGCTGTTGCGGCCTTTTCCCCAGAGCGGGCCGAACCTCGCCGACCTTCAGGCCCGCTACCGCGAGGACATGCTCGCCCAGGCGGGCATCGTTGTGTTCGTCGGGGGAGAGAAGGACGACGAGGCCATGGGCGGTGGTTCGCGGAGGATCACCGCGAACGGGGTCATTTCGGAATTCGAGGCGGCAGCGGCCTCGGGACGCCACGTCGTCCCGTTGGGCGCCACGGGCGGCGCTGCCGCGCAGATAGCTGATCGCATAGCGGACGATTACGACCGCTACATGGGGGCGCTGCCGCGCGCCCTCTTCGACGCGCTCAGAGCAACTGATGCGTCCGGACGCCAGCTTGCCAAGGCCGCTATGACCGTGGTGGACTGGTATTCCAGCCGCGGAAGCTGA
- a CDS encoding histidine kinase dimerization/phosphoacceptor domain -containing protein — protein MRNGSAMPTCPDGGADLDTLADADLDALSFGVIQLDGRGIVTRYNAAESRFSGRRPEEVLGRHFFREVAPCTNLPAFHGRFLQGVRSGALDESFVYTFSFTPRPVRVAVTMWKARSPDRFWITVRPLEYLEKRTRAAVPAIEQNASAEQETLSACARETIHMPGAIQPHMALLVADPVTWCVRACSANAGEAFGCGADDLIGRVLGDLFPATFTSEITQVRARADLAPGPARQVQLPIQLGGIDYLASVHEHAGNILVELERVPQDRDFAVPSRAAVRNAVSRLRSVTDAKELAQAVVEEGRALTGFERVLVYRFDRDWNGDAIAESKVEDWEQSLLGLRFPASDIPAQARALYVIAPPRFVVDRDYAPVPLLPGDRLEGVPIDLSFATSRSLSPSHLEYQRNLGVNGSMSASIIVDGRLWGLVIGHHRQPHYVAPETRAAVSTLVEAFSLRLEGVQADDLSRRYRQHVAAQAALLDRMAGAEDLAGALLHGPVTLLNLFDATGAAIVDDREVCLLGAAPDQGQVLDLVDWLLGQEPAQTSFATEHLSHLYPQAAAYRSMASGLLAAFSPDRRRALLWFRHEVVRTVAWGGDPRRPVGEAPDGGTAVLPRRSFERWLEEKAGSSTPWETWHLDIAKALADALDGVVWRQNRQIATLNAKQEELIAVLLDKEKLLAQKDVLVREVDHRVKNSLQIVASFLQMQARAAGDPSSAAALQEAYARVMSVARVHGSLYQAENVEEVDIGQTIRRLCEDLAPIAGDGRDLVVRAGEGLMMPYRKAVGISIIAAELITNAIKYAYPPGQTGSVEVRISPDADGCVCMVISDQGRGFPADLVAGVGPGGLGMRVVKAMLDQINGRMRIENVNGARFTICA, from the coding sequence ATGAGGAATGGAAGTGCAATGCCGACGTGTCCGGATGGCGGTGCAGACCTCGACACCCTTGCCGACGCCGACTTGGATGCCCTCAGCTTTGGTGTGATCCAGCTGGACGGCCGTGGAATTGTAACCCGTTACAATGCCGCGGAGAGCCGCTTTTCGGGCCGGCGGCCGGAGGAGGTGCTGGGCCGTCACTTCTTCCGCGAGGTGGCGCCTTGCACCAACCTACCCGCCTTCCACGGCCGCTTCCTCCAAGGCGTGCGCAGCGGCGCCTTGGATGAGAGTTTCGTGTACACGTTCAGCTTTACGCCACGCCCGGTCCGGGTCGCTGTCACGATGTGGAAAGCCCGGTCGCCGGACCGCTTCTGGATCACCGTCAGGCCGCTCGAATACCTCGAGAAGCGCACAAGGGCGGCAGTTCCCGCCATTGAGCAGAACGCGTCGGCCGAACAGGAGACCCTGAGTGCTTGCGCCCGAGAGACGATCCATATGCCGGGAGCGATTCAGCCCCACATGGCGCTGCTCGTCGCCGACCCGGTGACTTGGTGCGTTCGGGCATGCAGCGCCAACGCCGGGGAGGCATTCGGCTGCGGAGCTGACGACCTCATCGGGCGCGTGCTGGGCGATCTGTTCCCGGCAACTTTCACCTCGGAAATCACCCAGGTCCGGGCTCGTGCTGATCTGGCGCCCGGTCCGGCCCGTCAGGTCCAGCTTCCAATCCAGCTTGGCGGGATCGACTACCTGGCAAGTGTTCACGAGCATGCAGGCAACATCCTGGTCGAGCTCGAACGTGTTCCGCAGGACCGTGACTTCGCCGTGCCCAGTCGGGCCGCTGTTCGCAACGCCGTGTCACGATTGCGGTCCGTGACCGATGCCAAGGAGCTTGCACAGGCGGTTGTCGAGGAGGGCAGGGCGCTGACGGGTTTCGAGCGGGTGCTCGTCTACCGCTTCGACCGGGACTGGAACGGCGATGCAATTGCCGAGAGCAAAGTTGAAGACTGGGAACAGTCGCTCCTCGGCTTGCGCTTTCCTGCTTCCGACATCCCGGCCCAGGCCAGGGCGTTGTATGTCATCGCCCCGCCACGCTTCGTGGTCGACCGCGACTACGCGCCGGTGCCCTTGCTCCCAGGGGATCGCCTCGAAGGCGTCCCCATCGACCTCAGTTTCGCTACGTCCCGGAGCCTGTCGCCAAGCCACCTGGAGTACCAGCGGAACCTGGGTGTGAACGGGTCAATGTCAGCCTCCATCATCGTCGACGGACGGCTCTGGGGCCTGGTGATTGGCCACCATAGGCAGCCCCACTATGTGGCCCCGGAAACTCGTGCCGCGGTGTCGACGTTGGTCGAGGCGTTCAGTTTGCGCCTTGAGGGCGTCCAGGCTGATGACCTCTCCCGCCGTTATCGACAGCATGTTGCTGCCCAGGCGGCTCTGCTGGACCGGATGGCCGGGGCGGAGGATCTGGCCGGAGCGCTCCTGCATGGTCCCGTCACCCTGCTGAACCTGTTCGACGCGACCGGCGCGGCGATCGTGGACGATCGCGAGGTCTGTTTGCTCGGTGCGGCACCGGACCAGGGCCAAGTGCTGGACCTGGTGGATTGGCTCCTCGGCCAAGAGCCAGCCCAGACAAGTTTCGCTACGGAGCACCTGTCCCACCTGTACCCGCAGGCTGCCGCCTACCGCAGTATGGCCAGCGGGCTCCTGGCCGCCTTCAGTCCGGACCGTCGGCGGGCGCTGCTCTGGTTCAGGCACGAGGTGGTGAGGACCGTCGCCTGGGGCGGCGATCCCCGCCGGCCGGTGGGGGAGGCGCCCGATGGCGGCACGGCGGTCCTGCCCCGCCGCAGCTTCGAGCGATGGTTGGAGGAAAAGGCAGGATCGAGCACCCCCTGGGAGACGTGGCACCTGGACATCGCCAAGGCTCTTGCTGATGCCCTCGATGGCGTGGTCTGGCGTCAGAACCGGCAGATCGCCACCCTGAACGCCAAGCAGGAGGAACTCATCGCCGTCCTTCTCGACAAGGAAAAGCTCCTTGCCCAGAAGGACGTCTTGGTGCGAGAGGTCGACCACCGGGTCAAGAACTCGCTCCAGATTGTGGCCTCGTTCCTCCAGATGCAGGCGCGGGCGGCTGGCGATCCGTCCAGCGCGGCGGCGCTGCAAGAGGCCTATGCCCGGGTGATGAGCGTCGCGCGGGTTCATGGCAGCCTTTATCAGGCTGAGAATGTGGAGGAGGTGGATATCGGGCAGACCATCAGGCGATTATGCGAGGACCTCGCCCCGATTGCCGGGGACGGGCGAGACTTGGTGGTCCGAGCCGGCGAGGGCCTGATGATGCCGTACCGCAAGGCCGTGGGGATATCGATCATCGCGGCCGAACTGATCACCAACGCTATCAAGTACGCTTACCCGCCGGGACAGACCGGGAGCGTGGAGGTCAGGATCAGCCCCGATGCGGACGGTTGCGTGTGCATGGTGATCTCCGACCAAGGACGCGGCTTCCCGGCCGATCTCGTTGCAGGCGTTGGCCCGGGCGGGCTCGGCATGCGGGTGGTGAAAGCCATGCTCGATCAGATCAACGGGCGCATGCGCATCGAGAACGTCAACGGCGCGCGCTTCACGATCTGCGCTTAG
- a CDS encoding response regulator: MAQLESDIVHPSLGRAEVLVVEDEPFIAMDLVYAVEDANGMPVGPAATVRQALAMVKAQDIKAAILDVNLPDGDVGPVLEALIERSAAVVVHTGTALPPEVRVRFPQVPIYAKPTPAVVLTSRLASELKR; this comes from the coding sequence ATGGCTCAACTTGAGTCCGACATCGTTCATCCAAGCCTTGGCAGGGCCGAAGTGCTCGTCGTCGAGGATGAGCCGTTTATCGCAATGGACCTTGTTTATGCCGTTGAGGACGCGAATGGCATGCCGGTTGGTCCCGCGGCAACGGTGCGGCAGGCGTTGGCAATGGTGAAGGCCCAGGACATCAAGGCCGCGATCCTGGACGTGAACCTTCCAGACGGGGATGTCGGGCCAGTTCTGGAAGCCTTGATCGAGAGGTCGGCGGCGGTGGTCGTCCATACCGGAACGGCCTTGCCCCCGGAGGTCAGGGTCCGGTTTCCGCAAGTGCCGATCTATGCGAAGCCAACGCCAGCCGTAGTGTTGACAAGCCGCCTCGCAAGCGAGCTAAAGCGGTGA
- a CDS encoding PAS domain S-box protein has translation MAGPDQQASATLLGSESRFQAIADSVDQMIWSARPDGYHEYYNRRWYEFTGVPEGSTDGRGWSHMFHPDDREHAWARWRHSLSTGEPYHVEYRLRHRSGEYRWVIGRAQPERDEAGRIVRWHGTCTDVHDLKQAEAALRDSEERFRFALEAAGGVGTWNWDIQGDRLVADAAFAALYCVDPVKAAKGLPIASYVTGIHPEDRYRVRAQIQRALACGGDFTAEYRVVALNGTERWVLARGQCFMDGEGRPVRFPGVAIDITDRKRTEEALAVSQRRLQAILDTVPVGIIIADAPSGRIVGGNKQAESIFGRPILPSSGISDYGSWACYHPDGREVAAAEYPLARVIAGAEKQSELEVLYQRDAVRKTWVRLIAAPILDEAGRVAGGVVACLDIDRNRRTEAALREAHERIELALNSGAIVGTWVWDIQADRLTADERFAHAFALDPKQCQKGLPLNAVTDSIHPGDKARVEALIAAALEQGGSFSAEYRVLQPNGLCRWIEASGRCDLDSNGRPLRFPGVLIDIEHRKQAEDRLWRSEVEARERMRLFKAVIDAVPALIYVKDREGRMQIANGPVLDLIGKPWGEVEGRSDLEFLDDSEQAARVMATDRRIMEAGLTEELEEVVGHDEHGPRIWLSHKAAFRNEQGIVVGLVGTSTDLTARKRAENDRQLLVRELNHRVKNLFSITTGMVNMTARSASSVRDMASALTGRLMALAQAHELIRPAVTGISFGDETTSLDELVKAILAPHLPPDTGRLCSGGPDVRIGPTAATSLALVLHELATNAAKYGALSTPAGCLDVAWASAEGQLTVTWKEVGGPAVDAPPAREGFGSRLARMGMGSQLNGTILYAWRTIGAEITLVASLERLGK, from the coding sequence GTGGCCGGTCCCGACCAGCAGGCTTCCGCCACGTTGCTGGGTTCAGAGAGCAGATTTCAAGCCATTGCCGATTCTGTCGACCAGATGATCTGGTCGGCGCGGCCGGACGGCTACCACGAGTATTACAACCGCCGTTGGTACGAGTTCACCGGCGTGCCCGAGGGCTCTACGGATGGGAGAGGGTGGAGCCATATGTTCCATCCTGACGATCGGGAGCACGCCTGGGCACGGTGGCGTCATTCTCTCTCCACCGGCGAGCCTTATCATGTCGAGTACCGGCTGAGGCATCGCTCCGGCGAGTACCGCTGGGTGATTGGCCGCGCCCAACCTGAGCGGGACGAGGCAGGCCGGATTGTTCGCTGGCACGGGACATGTACCGATGTCCATGATTTGAAGCAGGCGGAAGCGGCCCTCCGGGACAGCGAGGAACGGTTCCGCTTCGCGCTCGAGGCCGCTGGCGGCGTCGGCACATGGAATTGGGATATCCAGGGTGACCGCCTCGTTGCCGATGCTGCTTTTGCGGCCCTTTACTGCGTCGACCCCGTGAAGGCGGCCAAGGGCCTGCCTATCGCCTCGTACGTAACTGGGATCCATCCGGAAGACCGTTACCGCGTCCGCGCTCAGATCCAGCGGGCTCTTGCCTGCGGCGGCGACTTCACCGCTGAGTACCGGGTCGTTGCGTTGAACGGGACAGAGCGCTGGGTGCTGGCCCGCGGGCAGTGCTTCATGGACGGGGAGGGCAGGCCTGTCCGCTTCCCCGGCGTCGCGATCGACATCACCGACCGCAAGCGGACGGAGGAGGCGCTGGCGGTTAGCCAGCGGCGGCTGCAGGCGATCCTGGATACGGTGCCGGTGGGCATAATCATCGCCGATGCCCCGTCAGGGCGCATCGTCGGAGGGAACAAGCAGGCCGAAAGCATTTTCGGGCGCCCGATTCTCCCGTCGTCTGGCATCAGCGACTATGGCAGTTGGGCATGCTACCACCCGGATGGGCGCGAGGTGGCTGCGGCGGAATATCCCCTGGCGCGCGTCATTGCGGGGGCGGAGAAGCAGTCCGAACTCGAAGTGCTCTATCAGCGAGACGCCGTCCGGAAAACCTGGGTGCGCCTGATCGCGGCCCCGATCCTGGACGAGGCGGGCCGGGTCGCAGGAGGCGTCGTGGCCTGCCTCGACATAGACAGAAATCGCCGGACCGAGGCGGCGTTGCGTGAGGCGCACGAGCGCATCGAACTGGCGCTCAACAGCGGCGCCATCGTCGGCACCTGGGTCTGGGATATCCAGGCCGACCGTCTCACGGCGGACGAGCGTTTCGCGCACGCCTTCGCCCTGGACCCGAAGCAATGCCAAAAGGGTTTGCCGCTCAATGCGGTGACGGATTCTATCCATCCCGGGGACAAGGCGCGTGTGGAAGCGTTGATCGCCGCCGCCCTGGAGCAGGGCGGGAGCTTCAGCGCCGAGTACAGGGTCCTCCAGCCCAACGGCTTGTGTCGCTGGATCGAGGCGAGCGGTCGCTGCGATCTCGACAGCAACGGTCGACCGCTCCGGTTCCCGGGCGTGCTCATCGACATCGAGCACCGCAAGCAGGCCGAGGATAGACTTTGGCGGAGCGAGGTCGAGGCCCGTGAGCGCATGCGCCTGTTCAAGGCCGTGATCGATGCCGTGCCGGCCCTCATCTACGTGAAGGACCGGGAGGGCCGCATGCAGATCGCCAACGGCCCGGTCCTGGACCTGATCGGCAAGCCCTGGGGCGAAGTCGAGGGCCGCTCGGATCTCGAGTTCCTCGACGACTCGGAACAGGCCGCCCGGGTCATGGCGACCGACCGCCGCATCATGGAGGCCGGGCTGACGGAGGAGCTTGAAGAGGTTGTCGGCCATGACGAACATGGCCCACGCATTTGGCTCTCCCACAAGGCTGCGTTCAGGAATGAACAGGGTATTGTTGTCGGCCTGGTCGGGACCTCCACGGACCTGACCGCGCGCAAGCGGGCCGAGAACGACCGGCAGCTTCTCGTCCGCGAGCTCAACCACCGCGTCAAGAACCTCTTCTCGATCACTACAGGCATGGTCAACATGACGGCGCGCTCGGCCAGCAGCGTCCGCGACATGGCTTCGGCGCTGACCGGCAGGCTGATGGCGCTGGCGCAGGCCCATGAGCTCATACGGCCCGCGGTGACCGGGATCAGCTTCGGAGACGAGACCACCTCGCTTGACGAGCTCGTGAAGGCCATTCTTGCCCCCCATCTTCCCCCGGACACGGGCCGGTTGTGCAGCGGGGGGCCGGATGTGCGCATTGGGCCGACGGCCGCAACCAGCCTCGCGCTGGTGCTCCATGAGCTTGCCACCAACGCAGCCAAGTACGGTGCGCTCTCCACGCCCGCAGGATGCCTGGATGTCGCTTGGGCCTCCGCCGAGGGCCAGTTGACTGTGACCTGGAAGGAGGTTGGCGGGCCGGCCGTGGACGCCCCGCCCGCCCGCGAAGGCTTCGGATCGCGGCTGGCCCGCATGGGGATGGGCAGTCAACTGAATGGTACTATATTGTATGCCTGGCGGACGATAGGTGCCGAGATCACATTGGTAGCCTCGCTCGAGCGGCTCGGAAAGTGA
- a CDS encoding sensor histidine kinase, giving the protein MISELAGTRLAFLAGGGHTGTLMRARDWSETPLGQAAGWPQSLKALVSVMLGSNQPTFIVWGPERTLLYNDAFIPLCRQQHPSALGQAFADVFGRLAERAGPVLDRVYAGEVADTLGIPFDLRRNGDPGAARFRFSSTPVRDRDGRVSGVFCTGWEMAGESSARSTCEEAERLRTLIGQAPGYLAYFEGPAHRVSFASNAFLRLPGRHRLVGKTAREALCGPDHQAFLDILDRVHATGEAHTGRALNVSLEGEATPPAGERFTDWAFQPITDRAGQVTGILVQGSDVTERVRLEEHQRLLIGELNHRLKNTLSLVLGIARMTIGQQRNEASLDFESRMLALANAYALLTKENWGATELHDVVGTVTAPYRGRAGNFAIAGPRVRVPARAAVSVVMALHELCTNAAKYGALSREGGSVRLEWSLDGASPRRLTLTWQEAGGPAVTSPHRRGFGSQLIEQMLAHELDGNVRLDYAPTGVACVINFPIGEEDLRPAGEVLPPR; this is encoded by the coding sequence ATGATCAGTGAATTGGCTGGCACGCGCCTGGCATTCCTGGCCGGCGGGGGGCACACCGGTACGCTCATGCGCGCGCGCGATTGGTCCGAAACGCCGCTCGGCCAGGCCGCTGGCTGGCCGCAGTCCCTGAAGGCCCTGGTGTCCGTGATGCTCGGCTCAAACCAGCCAACGTTCATTGTCTGGGGACCCGAGCGCACCTTGCTGTACAATGACGCCTTCATCCCGTTGTGCAGGCAGCAGCATCCGTCGGCGCTGGGGCAAGCCTTCGCGGATGTGTTCGGCCGCCTGGCGGAGCGCGCTGGCCCGGTCCTGGACCGCGTCTACGCAGGCGAAGTCGCCGATACACTTGGCATTCCTTTCGATCTTCGCCGGAACGGCGATCCAGGCGCGGCCCGCTTCCGCTTCTCGTCCACGCCCGTGCGCGACCGGGACGGGCGAGTGTCGGGCGTGTTCTGCACAGGCTGGGAGATGGCGGGGGAGTCCAGTGCGAGATCCACTTGCGAAGAAGCTGAGCGGCTGCGGACGCTCATTGGGCAGGCGCCCGGCTACCTTGCCTATTTCGAAGGCCCTGCCCACAGGGTGAGCTTCGCCAGCAATGCTTTCCTGCGGCTCCCGGGCCGCCACCGCTTGGTCGGGAAGACCGCCCGCGAGGCGCTCTGCGGACCTGACCACCAAGCATTCCTTGATATCCTGGACCGTGTCCACGCCACCGGAGAGGCGCATACGGGCCGTGCCTTGAATGTTTCTCTTGAGGGCGAAGCCACACCACCGGCAGGGGAGCGCTTCACGGACTGGGCTTTCCAGCCGATCACCGACAGGGCGGGACAGGTCACGGGCATTCTCGTCCAGGGCTCCGACGTGACGGAGCGCGTCCGGTTAGAGGAACATCAGCGGCTCCTGATCGGTGAGTTGAACCACCGCCTGAAAAACACGCTATCCTTGGTCCTGGGCATCGCCCGGATGACCATCGGGCAGCAGCGGAACGAGGCGAGCCTGGATTTCGAGAGCCGCATGTTGGCTCTCGCCAACGCGTACGCCCTGCTCACCAAGGAAAACTGGGGGGCCACTGAACTTCACGACGTCGTGGGCACGGTAACCGCTCCATACCGCGGAAGGGCCGGCAACTTCGCCATAGCTGGCCCGCGTGTTCGCGTGCCTGCGCGTGCTGCGGTATCAGTCGTCATGGCTCTCCACGAGCTTTGCACGAACGCCGCAAAGTATGGCGCCCTATCGCGGGAGGGTGGCAGCGTACGGTTAGAATGGTCGCTCGACGGAGCGTCGCCGCGCCGGCTTACCTTGACATGGCAGGAGGCCGGCGGCCCCGCGGTCACGTCCCCGCACCGGAGAGGATTCGGATCGCAGCTGATCGAGCAGATGCTTGCGCACGAATTGGACGGAAACGTTCGCCTCGACTATGCGCCGACCGGTGTCGCTTGCGTCATCAACTTCCCCATAGGGGAGGAAGACCTTCGACCGGCCGGTGAGGTGCTCCCGCCTCGCTGA